A region of Nocardioides sp. JS614 DNA encodes the following proteins:
- a CDS encoding DNA glycosylase AlkZ-like family protein yields MTGPHQLSQADARRVAVRAQLLDAERPADLTTVLRHLTVLQHDPISAIAPSADLVLWSRLGPAYDPGELRDAVDEQRVIDLHGLLRPAEDIALFRAEMARWPGSGDLRDWQVQRVAWVEANAACRLDLLERLRADGPLPIRELPDTCEVPWGSSGWTNNKNVQRLLGFMVQRGEVASAGGWGKDRLWDLAERVYPDDPVPPADEADLLLRERRLRSLGIARVRVAEVPGEPYDVGDVGEPAVVDGVKGEWRVDPHYLDGAPFAGRAALLSPFDRLVADRKRLAELFDYEYLLEMYKPAAKRRWGYYALPVLYGDRLIGKLDATADRAAGVLRVTALHEDQPFAPEIRAAVEAEIDDLARWLDLEIERG; encoded by the coding sequence GTGACCGGGCCGCACCAGCTCTCGCAGGCGGACGCGCGGCGGGTCGCCGTCCGCGCGCAGCTGCTGGACGCCGAGCGACCGGCCGACCTGACGACGGTGCTACGCCATCTCACGGTGCTGCAGCACGACCCGATCAGCGCCATCGCGCCCAGCGCCGACCTGGTGCTGTGGAGCCGGCTCGGGCCGGCGTACGACCCCGGTGAGCTGCGCGACGCCGTGGACGAGCAGCGGGTGATCGACCTGCACGGCCTGCTGCGCCCGGCCGAGGACATCGCACTGTTCCGCGCAGAGATGGCGCGCTGGCCCGGCAGCGGGGACCTGCGGGACTGGCAGGTGCAGCGGGTCGCCTGGGTCGAGGCGAACGCGGCCTGCCGGCTGGACCTGCTCGAGCGGCTGCGCGCGGACGGGCCGCTGCCGATCCGCGAGCTGCCCGACACCTGCGAGGTGCCGTGGGGGAGCAGCGGCTGGACGAACAACAAGAACGTCCAGCGATTGCTGGGGTTCATGGTGCAACGCGGCGAGGTCGCCAGCGCCGGTGGCTGGGGCAAGGACCGGCTCTGGGACCTCGCCGAGCGGGTCTACCCCGACGACCCGGTGCCACCGGCCGACGAGGCGGACCTCCTGCTCCGCGAGCGGCGGCTGCGGTCGCTGGGGATCGCGCGGGTGCGGGTGGCAGAGGTTCCCGGTGAGCCGTACGACGTCGGCGACGTCGGGGAGCCGGCGGTCGTCGACGGTGTCAAGGGGGAGTGGCGGGTCGACCCGCACTACCTCGACGGCGCCCCGTTCGCCGGCCGGGCCGCATTGCTCTCGCCGTTCGACCGGCTCGTCGCCGACCGCAAGCGGCTGGCGGAGCTGTTCGACTACGAGTACCTGCTCGAGATGTACAAGCCCGCCGCCAAGCGCCGCTGGGGCTACTACGCGCTGCCCGTCCTGTACGGCGACCGCCTGATCGGCAAGCTGGACGCGACCGCGGATCGCGCCGCAGGGGTGCTGCGGGTGACGGCGCTCCACGAGGACCAGCCGTTCGCGCCCGAGATCCGCGCCGCGGTCGAGGCCGAGATCGACGATCTCGCGCGCTGGCTCGACCTCGAGATCGAGCGCGGTTAG
- a CDS encoding RidA family protein produces the protein MTRTSARSGSPFESSIGFSRAVRVGSVVAVSGTAPVWPDGSVDPDPAVQARRCWEICLAALTELGGSVGDVVRTRQYVVSAADGDAIGAVHGEVFGDVQPASTMVVVAGLLDPRWKVEVELDAVLDS, from the coding sequence ATGACCCGCACCTCGGCCCGCTCCGGATCGCCCTTCGAGTCCTCCATCGGCTTCAGCCGCGCGGTCCGCGTCGGCTCGGTCGTTGCGGTCAGCGGCACCGCGCCGGTGTGGCCGGACGGCTCGGTCGACCCCGACCCCGCCGTCCAGGCCCGCCGCTGCTGGGAGATCTGCCTGGCTGCGTTGACCGAGCTCGGCGGGTCGGTCGGCGACGTGGTGCGCACCCGGCAGTACGTCGTCTCCGCCGCGGACGGGGACGCGATCGGCGCCGTGCACGGGGAGGTGTTCGGCGACGTGCAGCCCGCCTCGACCATGGTCGTCGTGGCCGGCCTGCTCGACCCGCGCTGGAAGGTCGAGGTCGAGCTGGACGCGGTGCTCGACTCCTAA
- a CDS encoding DUF4153 domain-containing protein encodes MRAATARGRLLVDVFEGWLGILVLAVLASGTVLRARWLPRFAPLSGAVALLALAALNPDAWIAEHNLDRYAETGRVDWTYLRGLSDDAVPALARVDPADRVCALAGREPADDDWLEWNLGRSRATGLLDPAAGSADPAGQCRDD; translated from the coding sequence GTGCGGGCAGCTACCGCCCGCGGGCGGCTGCTCGTCGACGTCTTCGAGGGCTGGCTCGGGATCCTGGTGCTGGCCGTCCTGGCCTCCGGCACCGTGCTGCGAGCGCGGTGGCTGCCGCGGTTCGCACCGCTCAGCGGCGCGGTGGCGCTGCTGGCGCTGGCGGCACTGAACCCGGACGCCTGGATCGCCGAGCACAACCTGGACCGGTACGCCGAGACCGGGCGGGTGGACTGGACCTACCTGCGCGGTCTCTCGGACGATGCCGTCCCCGCGCTGGCGCGGGTCGATCCCGCCGACCGGGTCTGCGCGCTGGCCGGCCGGGAGCCCGCCGACGACGACTGGCTGGAGTGGAACCTGGGACGCTCCCGGGCCACCGGCCTCCTCGACCCGGCCGCCGGGTCCGCGGACCCGGCGGGCCAGTGCCGGGACGACTGA
- a CDS encoding methyltransferase domain-containing protein, producing MSSDTSRDGAIVPDTKDWTWVLDRACPECGFEASRVTVDRLAEVVRDNATTWEAVLTLDDATVRPDPATWSALEYACHVRDVHRLFDVRLGLMLDETDPQFANWDQDETAIAERYAEQDPATVATDLLDAAEVVAARYEAVPPDAWSRRGFRSDGSAFTVESLGRYHLHDIVHHAWDVRALAARATVEAYDAHAASYRDGTNDVSAETAAQVADLVATLGPGARVLEIGSGGGRDAVVLEQAGLSVRRTDITPAFVDLLREAGHEADLLDPLVDDLADPRAPRRPYDGVWASASLLHVDRADLPAVLHRLAAATRPGGALLLWLKEGDGEAWSTHGFVGAPRHFVYWREAPLRAALEGAGWTVDRVDHSVSSRTGEPWLDVRATRA from the coding sequence ATGAGCAGCGACACGTCCCGGGACGGCGCGATCGTCCCCGACACCAAGGACTGGACCTGGGTCCTGGACCGGGCCTGCCCCGAGTGCGGCTTCGAGGCCTCGCGGGTCACCGTCGACCGGCTCGCCGAGGTCGTCCGCGACAACGCGACGACGTGGGAGGCGGTGCTGACCCTCGACGACGCGACCGTTCGCCCGGACCCGGCGACCTGGTCGGCGCTCGAGTACGCCTGCCACGTCCGCGACGTGCACCGCCTCTTCGATGTCCGGCTCGGGCTGATGCTCGACGAGACCGACCCGCAGTTCGCCAACTGGGACCAGGACGAGACCGCGATCGCCGAGCGGTACGCCGAGCAGGACCCGGCCACGGTCGCCACCGACCTGCTCGACGCGGCGGAGGTCGTCGCGGCGCGCTACGAGGCGGTGCCGCCCGACGCGTGGAGCCGGCGCGGCTTCCGCAGCGACGGCAGCGCGTTCACCGTCGAGAGCCTGGGCCGCTACCACCTGCACGACATCGTCCATCACGCGTGGGACGTGCGGGCGCTTGCCGCCCGGGCAACCGTCGAGGCCTACGACGCGCACGCCGCGTCCTACCGCGACGGGACGAACGACGTCTCGGCCGAGACCGCCGCGCAGGTCGCCGACCTCGTGGCCACGCTGGGGCCGGGCGCCCGCGTGCTCGAGATCGGCAGCGGGGGCGGACGCGACGCGGTGGTGCTCGAGCAGGCGGGCTTGTCCGTGCGCCGCACCGACATCACCCCGGCCTTCGTCGACCTGCTGCGCGAGGCCGGTCACGAGGCCGATCTGCTCGACCCGCTCGTGGACGACCTGGCCGACCCGCGTGCCCCGAGGAGGCCGTACGACGGCGTCTGGGCGAGCGCCAGCCTGCTCCACGTCGACCGGGCCGACCTGCCGGCGGTGCTGCACCGCTTGGCCGCGGCCACGCGTCCTGGGGGCGCGCTCCTGCTGTGGCTGAAGGAGGGTGACGGTGAGGCGTGGTCCACCCACGGCTTCGTCGGCGCCCCCCGCCACTTCGTCTACTGGCGCGAGGCCCCGCTGCGCGCCGCGTTGGAGGGCGCGGGCTGGACCGTCGACCGGGTCGACCACAGCGTGAGCAGCCGCACCGGCGAGCCGTGGCTGGACGTGCGGGCGACGCGGGCGTGA
- a CDS encoding DUF3046 domain-containing protein, with amino-acid sequence MRHTEFWSRLDDALGPAYSRSWADMYVMAELGGRTAAQALAAGVPPKQVWAAVWSALELPASKR; translated from the coding sequence ATGAGACACACCGAGTTCTGGTCCCGACTGGACGACGCACTGGGGCCGGCGTACTCCCGATCCTGGGCCGACATGTACGTGATGGCCGAGCTCGGCGGCCGGACCGCCGCGCAGGCGCTGGCCGCGGGCGTGCCGCCCAAGCAGGTCTGGGCGGCGGTCTGGAGCGCGCTCGAGCTGCCGGCGAGCAAGCGGTGA
- a CDS encoding MFS transporter: MSVRALPDVAEVQRRTMRTLVAAQAVGAIGITIGIATASLLARDISGSESQAGLAQTFQVLGAAVAAYLLARLMSVRGRRVGLVTGYLLGAAGALLAVLAGVVDSMLVLLVGAVLLGSTTAANSSARYAATDLAEDAHKGRALSTVVWATTIGAVAGPNLTGPAGALAGWLGIPELTGPFALGSLGMLGAALITFLMLRPDPLLTAREVAGVAPQAPGGTGWGRAVAAARERPVIAFAVLAMACSHAAMVAVMVMTPLHMEHGHAELRVIGIVISVHVLGMFAFSPLVGMLADRTGRPAVLLEGAALLLASLVLSARAPEGSSWQIFVGLFLLGLGWSFATVAASTLIAQHAPLDALTDVQGAADLVMGLTAAGAGALAGVVVGAWGYPELAISAIGLVALVAVGGLGARASTRPGRVDA; encoded by the coding sequence GTGAGCGTCCGTGCCCTGCCCGACGTCGCGGAGGTGCAGCGGCGCACGATGCGCACGCTGGTCGCCGCGCAGGCGGTCGGCGCCATCGGCATCACCATCGGCATCGCGACGGCCTCGCTGCTCGCGCGGGACATCTCCGGGTCGGAGAGCCAGGCCGGCCTCGCCCAGACCTTCCAGGTGCTCGGCGCGGCGGTCGCGGCCTACCTGCTGGCGCGGCTGATGTCGGTGCGCGGCCGGCGGGTCGGCCTGGTGACCGGCTACCTCCTCGGCGCCGCCGGCGCGCTGCTCGCCGTACTGGCCGGCGTGGTGGACTCGATGCTGGTGCTGCTCGTGGGCGCGGTGCTGCTCGGCTCGACGACCGCCGCGAACAGCAGCGCCCGGTACGCCGCGACCGACCTCGCCGAGGACGCCCACAAGGGCCGGGCGCTCTCCACGGTGGTGTGGGCGACGACCATCGGCGCGGTCGCCGGCCCCAACCTGACGGGACCGGCGGGCGCCCTGGCGGGCTGGCTCGGCATTCCCGAGCTCACCGGGCCGTTCGCACTCGGCAGCCTCGGCATGCTCGGGGCCGCGTTGATCACGTTCCTGATGCTGCGGCCCGACCCGCTGCTCACGGCCCGGGAGGTGGCCGGGGTCGCTCCCCAGGCGCCCGGCGGGACCGGCTGGGGGCGCGCCGTCGCCGCCGCCCGGGAGCGCCCGGTGATCGCCTTCGCCGTCCTGGCCATGGCCTGCTCGCACGCCGCGATGGTCGCGGTGATGGTGATGACGCCGCTGCACATGGAGCACGGGCACGCGGAGCTGCGGGTGATCGGCATCGTGATCAGCGTCCACGTGCTCGGCATGTTCGCGTTCTCCCCGCTGGTCGGCATGCTCGCCGACCGCACCGGCCGGCCGGCCGTCCTGCTCGAGGGCGCGGCGCTCCTGCTCGCGTCGCTGGTGCTCTCCGCCCGCGCGCCCGAGGGCAGCTCCTGGCAGATCTTCGTCGGGCTGTTCCTGCTCGGGCTGGGCTGGTCGTTCGCGACCGTCGCCGCCTCGACCCTGATCGCGCAGCACGCGCCGCTCGACGCGCTCACCGACGTCCAGGGTGCGGCCGACCTGGTGATGGGGCTGACCGCCGCCGGGGCCGGCGCCCTGGCCGGCGTCGTGGTCGGCGCCTGGGGCTACCCGGAGCTCGCGATCTCCGCGATCGGCCTGGTCGCGTTGGTCGCCGTCGGCGGTCTGGGCGCCCGCGCGTCCACCCGGCCTGGCAGGGTGGACGCATGA
- a CDS encoding S-methyl-5'-thioadenosine phosphorylase produces the protein MTVADVAVIGGTGFYSFLGAAGEEVEEHVVDTPYGAPSAPVSVGTVADRRVAFLPRHGRHHEYPPHRIPYRANLWALRSLGVRQVLAPCAVGGLSPEVAPGDVVVPDQLVDRTQGRVSSYVETGAVHLPFADPYCPGVSAALLAAAPDARVGGAMVVIEGPRFSTRAESRHYAEQGWALINMTGAPEAALARELRLCYATIALVTDMDAGAESGAGVSQEEVFALFRANLGRLEGVLTRAVAGLPDPEGCTCSSWADGIDLTYL, from the coding sequence ATGACCGTCGCGGACGTCGCCGTGATCGGCGGCACCGGCTTCTACTCCTTCCTCGGCGCCGCCGGGGAGGAGGTCGAGGAGCACGTCGTGGACACGCCGTACGGTGCGCCCTCGGCCCCGGTCTCGGTCGGCACTGTCGCCGACCGCCGGGTGGCGTTCCTGCCCCGGCACGGCCGGCACCATGAGTACCCACCTCACCGGATCCCCTACCGCGCCAACCTCTGGGCGCTGCGCTCGCTCGGTGTGCGCCAGGTGCTGGCGCCGTGCGCGGTGGGCGGCCTGAGCCCGGAGGTGGCGCCCGGGGACGTCGTGGTGCCCGACCAGCTCGTCGACCGCACCCAGGGGCGGGTGTCGAGCTATGTCGAGACCGGTGCGGTGCACCTGCCGTTCGCCGACCCGTACTGCCCGGGGGTCTCGGCCGCGCTGCTGGCCGCGGCGCCCGACGCCCGCGTCGGGGGAGCGATGGTGGTGATCGAGGGGCCGCGCTTCTCCACCCGAGCCGAGTCGCGCCACTACGCCGAGCAGGGCTGGGCGCTGATCAACATGACCGGGGCACCCGAGGCGGCGCTCGCCCGCGAGCTGCGGCTGTGCTACGCCACGATCGCGCTGGTCACGGACATGGACGCCGGCGCCGAGAGCGGGGCGGGGGTCAGCCAGGAGGAGGTGTTCGCGCTGTTCCGCGCGAACCTCGGCCGGCTCGAGGGGGTCCTGACCCGGGCCGTCGCCGGGCTGCCGGACCCCGAGGGCTGCACGTGCTCGTCGTGGGCCGACGGCATCGATCTGACCTACCTCTGA
- the recA gene encoding recombinase RecA has translation MAGGDREKALDAALANIEKQFGKGSVMRLGDEVRAPLEIIPSGSIALDVALGLGGFPRGRVVEIYGPESSGKTTVALHAVANAQRAGGIVAFIDAEHALDPDYAKNLGVDTDALLVSQPDSGEQALEIADMLIRSGALDLIVIDSVAALVPRAEIEGEMGDSHVGLQARLMSQALRKMTGALNNSKTTMIFINQLREKIGVMFGSPETTTGGKALKFYASVRLDVRRIETLKDGTDMVGNRTRVKVVKNKVAPPFKQAEFDIMYGKGISREGGLIDVGVEAGLVRKAGAWYTYEGDQLGQGKENARAFLRDNPDLANELEKKILEKLGVGPTVDQDVAELPAEPIGVGDF, from the coding sequence ATGGCTGGAGGAGACCGCGAGAAGGCCCTGGACGCCGCACTCGCCAACATCGAGAAGCAGTTCGGCAAGGGTTCGGTCATGCGCCTCGGTGACGAGGTCCGGGCCCCGCTCGAGATCATCCCGAGCGGCTCGATCGCCCTCGACGTCGCACTCGGCCTGGGCGGCTTCCCGCGCGGTCGCGTCGTGGAGATCTACGGCCCGGAGTCCTCGGGCAAGACGACCGTCGCCCTGCACGCGGTGGCCAACGCCCAGCGCGCCGGCGGCATCGTGGCGTTCATCGACGCCGAGCACGCCCTCGACCCCGACTACGCGAAGAACCTCGGCGTCGACACCGACGCGTTGCTGGTCTCCCAGCCCGACTCCGGTGAGCAGGCGCTCGAGATCGCGGACATGCTGATCCGTTCCGGTGCGCTCGACCTGATCGTGATCGACTCGGTCGCCGCGCTGGTGCCCCGGGCCGAGATCGAGGGCGAGATGGGCGACAGTCACGTCGGCCTCCAGGCCCGCCTGATGAGCCAGGCGCTGCGGAAGATGACCGGTGCGCTCAACAACTCCAAGACCACGATGATCTTCATCAACCAGCTGCGCGAGAAGATCGGCGTGATGTTCGGCTCGCCCGAGACCACCACCGGCGGCAAGGCACTGAAGTTCTACGCCTCGGTCCGCCTCGACGTGCGCCGCATCGAGACGCTCAAGGACGGCACCGACATGGTCGGCAACCGGACCCGCGTCAAGGTCGTGAAGAACAAGGTGGCCCCGCCGTTCAAGCAGGCCGAGTTCGACATCATGTACGGCAAGGGCATCAGCCGCGAGGGTGGCCTGATCGACGTCGGCGTCGAGGCGGGCCTGGTTCGCAAGGCCGGTGCCTGGTACACCTACGAGGGCGACCAGCTCGGCCAGGGCAAGGAGAACGCTCGCGCCTTCCTGCGCGACAACCCCGACCTGGCCAACGAGCTCGAGAAGAAGATCCTCGAGAAGCTCGGCGTCGGGCCGACCGTCGACCAGGACGTGGCCGAGCTGCCGGCGGAGCCGATCGGTGTCGGCGACTTCTGA
- a CDS encoding regulatory protein RecX gives MSATSESRQLPPWLGDVAAGVDAWTRRASAPPDPVADGPDADPEAVARKILLDQLTGQARSRKELSDKLASRNVPDEVASRLLDRFEEVGLVDDRAFARAWVQSRQPNKGLARRALAQELRRKGVADEVAREALDEVDPADEEAAARALVRKKLRSLARVDETTATRRLVGLLARKGYGSGLAFAVVRDELASAGQECPGGE, from the coding sequence GTGTCGGCGACTTCTGAGTCCCGACAGCTGCCGCCCTGGCTCGGTGATGTCGCGGCCGGGGTCGACGCGTGGACCCGACGTGCGTCGGCCCCGCCCGACCCGGTTGCCGACGGGCCCGACGCCGACCCCGAGGCGGTGGCCCGCAAGATCCTGCTCGACCAGCTCACCGGGCAGGCCCGCAGCCGCAAGGAGCTGAGCGACAAGCTCGCCTCGCGCAACGTGCCCGACGAGGTCGCCAGCCGGCTCCTCGACCGGTTCGAGGAGGTCGGCCTGGTCGACGACCGCGCCTTCGCCCGGGCCTGGGTGCAGTCCCGTCAGCCCAACAAGGGCCTCGCCCGACGGGCGCTGGCCCAGGAGCTGCGCCGCAAGGGCGTCGCCGACGAGGTGGCGCGCGAGGCTCTCGACGAGGTGGACCCGGCCGACGAGGAGGCGGCCGCCCGGGCGCTGGTGCGCAAGAAGCTGCGCTCCCTGGCCCGGGTTGACGAGACAACCGCGACCCGGCGGCTCGTGGGCCTGTTGGCCCGCAAGGGCTACGGATCCGGCCTGGCGTTCGCGGTAGTGCGCGACGAGCTGGCCTCGGCTGGGCAAGAATGCCCAGGTGGCGAGTGA
- a CDS encoding phosphoribosyltransferase: MASEREVLTYELFGIAVRELAQQVVDSGYEPDLVLSIARGGLGLGMGLGYALDVKNLSAINVEFYTGVDERLELPVVLPPTPDAVDLAGLRVLIADDVADTGRTLEIVRDFCADHVAEARIAVIYEKPWTLVRPDYVWRRTESWIDFPWSAEPPLTRRPAGAS; the protein is encoded by the coding sequence GTGGCGAGTGAGCGCGAGGTCCTGACGTACGAGCTGTTCGGCATCGCGGTGCGAGAGCTGGCCCAGCAGGTCGTCGACTCCGGCTACGAGCCCGACCTGGTGCTCTCGATCGCCCGCGGCGGTCTCGGCCTCGGGATGGGGCTGGGCTACGCGCTGGACGTGAAGAACCTCTCCGCGATCAACGTCGAGTTCTACACCGGGGTGGACGAGCGGCTGGAGCTCCCCGTGGTGCTGCCGCCGACCCCCGACGCCGTCGACCTGGCGGGTCTCAGGGTGCTGATCGCCGACGACGTCGCCGACACCGGCCGGACGTTGGAGATCGTCCGCGACTTCTGCGCGGACCACGTCGCCGAGGCGCGGATCGCGGTGATCTACGAGAAGCCCTGGACGCTCGTGCGCCCCGACTACGTCTGGCGCCGCACCGAGTCGTGGATCGACTTCCCGTGGTCGGCCGAGCCGCCGCTGACCCGGCGCCCGGCAGGTGCCTCGTGA
- a CDS encoding GNAT family N-acetyltransferase: MNGHRVVVHDRGRDLTGVVHDGEAWAAAARRTVASLHADPVPVDLSGEVKQFAVDHDNRVAVRAMTRGDLPDVTRWRQSEHVRRWWAAEGDPTPERIEARYGPCIDGMRPTRMWVAEVNGRSVGFVQDYRIGDYPDYAVLGPDPDAVGVDYALCEEWSGRGFGARVLWAWMTRARQRFPAATTYFAAPDHRNAASLRMLAKAGFTEGLWFDEPKEDGSVDTVVGCSLDVPRVLG; encoded by the coding sequence GTGAACGGCCACCGGGTGGTCGTCCACGACCGTGGCCGCGACCTCACCGGCGTGGTCCACGACGGCGAGGCCTGGGCGGCGGCCGCCAGGCGTACGGTCGCGAGCCTGCACGCCGACCCGGTGCCGGTGGACCTCTCCGGGGAGGTGAAGCAGTTCGCGGTCGACCACGACAACCGGGTCGCGGTGCGGGCGATGACCCGTGGGGACCTGCCGGACGTGACGCGCTGGCGCCAGAGCGAGCACGTCCGGCGCTGGTGGGCCGCCGAGGGCGACCCGACGCCGGAGCGGATCGAGGCCCGCTACGGACCCTGCATCGACGGGATGCGGCCGACCCGGATGTGGGTGGCCGAGGTCAACGGCCGCTCGGTGGGGTTCGTCCAGGACTACCGGATCGGCGACTACCCCGACTACGCCGTCCTCGGCCCGGACCCGGACGCCGTCGGGGTCGACTACGCGCTGTGCGAGGAGTGGAGCGGGCGCGGCTTCGGCGCCCGCGTGCTCTGGGCGTGGATGACCCGCGCCCGGCAGCGGTTCCCGGCGGCGACGACGTACTTCGCCGCCCCCGACCACCGCAACGCCGCCTCGTTGCGGATGCTCGCCAAGGCCGGCTTCACCGAGGGGTTGTGGTTCGACGAGCCGAAGGAGGACGGATCCGTCGACACGGTCGTGGGCTGCAGCCTCGACG